Proteins co-encoded in one Spirosoma endbachense genomic window:
- the tyrS gene encoding tyrosine--tRNA ligase: protein MNFIEELRWRGMLNDMTPGTEEQLQKEMTAGYIGFDPTAASLHIGNLATVMLLVHLQRAGHKPFALVGGATGMIGDPSGKAAEREFLSEETLRRNQEGIRAQLSKFLDFESGTNSAEMVNNYDWFKEISFLGFLREAGKHITVNYMMAKDSVKKRLETGISFTEFSYQLLQGYDFYWLYKNKNVRLQMGGSDQWGNITTGTELIRRKEGGAAGHSEEHLAYALTTPLVTKADGTKFGKSESGNVWLDPALTSPYQFYQFWLNTTDADCPRLIRVFTLLSREEIEELERQHAEAPHLRILQKAIAKDVTIRIHSQAGYDLAVKASEVLYGKATLDMLRSIQADEFDVIFEGVPQTEITSDELANSKDITDLLSVASRGEVYASKGEARRAITQNAVSINKTKVSDPAASVALEWLQDRYVLVSKGKKNHLLKKV from the coding sequence ATGAACTTTATCGAAGAACTCCGCTGGCGGGGTATGTTGAACGACATGACCCCTGGCACTGAAGAACAACTCCAGAAAGAAATGACGGCGGGCTATATTGGCTTTGACCCAACAGCCGCATCGCTCCATATCGGGAATCTTGCTACCGTGATGTTGCTCGTCCATCTTCAGCGGGCCGGTCACAAACCCTTTGCGCTGGTTGGCGGAGCCACCGGTATGATTGGCGATCCATCGGGTAAAGCTGCCGAACGCGAGTTTTTATCTGAAGAGACGTTACGCCGAAATCAGGAAGGAATACGGGCGCAATTGAGCAAATTTCTTGATTTCGAAAGCGGAACCAATTCGGCTGAAATGGTTAACAATTACGACTGGTTCAAGGAAATTTCGTTTTTGGGATTCCTCCGCGAAGCAGGAAAACACATTACCGTCAATTACATGATGGCGAAGGATTCGGTGAAGAAGCGACTCGAAACGGGTATTTCATTCACCGAATTCTCATACCAGTTATTGCAGGGTTACGACTTTTACTGGTTATATAAAAATAAGAATGTTCGCCTACAGATGGGAGGCTCTGACCAATGGGGAAATATAACCACGGGTACAGAACTAATCCGTAGAAAAGAGGGTGGTGCGGCAGGCCATTCGGAGGAGCATCTGGCGTATGCCTTGACCACCCCCCTGGTGACCAAAGCCGATGGCACTAAATTCGGGAAGTCAGAAAGCGGTAATGTCTGGCTTGACCCAGCTTTAACATCACCTTACCAGTTCTACCAGTTTTGGCTGAATACGACTGATGCCGATTGTCCGCGTCTGATTCGCGTCTTTACGCTTCTATCGCGCGAAGAAATTGAAGAGCTGGAACGTCAGCATGCAGAAGCACCGCATCTACGAATCCTGCAAAAAGCGATTGCAAAGGACGTAACCATCCGTATTCATTCGCAGGCGGGATATGATTTGGCCGTAAAGGCTTCCGAAGTGTTGTATGGAAAGGCAACGCTCGACATGCTTCGATCCATCCAGGCCGACGAGTTCGACGTTATTTTTGAAGGTGTTCCTCAAACTGAAATAACTTCCGATGAATTGGCCAATAGTAAAGACATTACGGATTTACTTTCAGTTGCCAGTAGAGGTGAAGTATATGCATCAAAAGGTGAAGCCAGGCGGGCGATTACACAAAATGCAGTCAGTATAAATAAAACGAAAGTGTCTGATCCGGCGGCTTCGGTTGCGTTAGAATGGCTCCAGGACCGCTATGTTTTGGTTTCAAAAGGGAAAAAGAATCACCTTCTGAAAAAAGTTTAA
- a CDS encoding S-adenosylmethionine:tRNA ribosyltransferase-isomerase — protein sequence MTEQKELLLSQFQYDLPDDRIARFPLPQRDASKLLVYRKGQISHDRFANLPDLLPADSFLVFNNTKVIPARLHFTKPTGALIELFLLNPFSGNSETGALPLTLAMEATGEAIWQGMVGNRKRWRPTEILEMTLETPSGSVVLSASWYDYEQSAVQLLWQPAEFTFAQIIQYAGEIPLPPYLKRDATDTDRDTYQTVYSKQEGAVAAPTAGLHFTTDVFDQLAKRRIEHDYLTLHVGAGTFQPIKTVNVLQHHMHTEQVVYTQTNLRNLLGHLDSVIAVGTTSMRALESLYWMGAKLLANNPEPFSLDQHYAYQLTPDQQPIVEEALQAVLSYLMVTNQETIVAHTGIYITPGYRFKLCKGIVTNFHQPGSTLILLIAALIGNDWKQVYKEALDNDYRFLSYGDSSLLLP from the coding sequence ATGACTGAACAAAAAGAATTATTGCTGAGTCAGTTTCAGTACGATCTCCCCGACGACCGTATTGCTCGTTTTCCGTTACCTCAGCGCGATGCATCGAAACTACTCGTTTATCGAAAGGGGCAGATCAGTCATGACCGGTTTGCCAACCTGCCTGATTTACTACCTGCCGATAGCTTTCTTGTATTCAATAATACAAAGGTCATTCCGGCACGGCTGCATTTTACGAAACCCACTGGTGCGCTCATCGAGCTTTTTTTGCTGAATCCATTCTCCGGAAATTCCGAAACGGGGGCACTACCCCTTACTCTGGCAATGGAAGCGACTGGCGAGGCTATCTGGCAGGGAATGGTCGGCAACCGGAAACGCTGGCGACCTACCGAAATACTCGAAATGACGCTTGAAACGCCAAGCGGAAGTGTAGTACTTTCGGCCAGTTGGTATGATTACGAGCAGTCGGCTGTTCAATTACTCTGGCAACCAGCCGAATTTACATTTGCTCAGATCATTCAGTACGCGGGTGAAATTCCGTTACCGCCCTATCTGAAACGCGACGCGACCGATACTGATCGGGATACGTATCAAACCGTATACTCAAAGCAGGAGGGAGCTGTCGCTGCGCCAACCGCCGGATTGCATTTCACGACTGACGTATTCGACCAACTCGCCAAACGCCGTATTGAGCATGACTACCTGACATTGCACGTGGGTGCGGGCACCTTCCAGCCAATAAAAACAGTTAATGTTCTTCAGCATCACATGCATACGGAGCAGGTTGTATATACCCAGACGAATCTACGAAATCTGTTAGGTCATCTCGATTCGGTGATTGCTGTCGGTACGACCTCAATGAGAGCCCTGGAGAGTTTATACTGGATGGGCGCAAAATTGTTGGCAAACAATCCCGAACCGTTTTCCCTCGACCAGCATTATGCTTACCAACTTACGCCAGATCAGCAACCAATCGTTGAGGAAGCGCTTCAGGCTGTTCTGAGCTACCTGATGGTTACAAATCAGGAAACGATTGTTGCCCATACCGGCATCTACATCACCCCTGGTTACAGGTTCAAACTGTGTAAAGGAATTGTGACGAATTTCCACCAGCCTGGCTCGACACTGATTCTGCTTATAGCCGCACTGATTGGGAACGACTGGAAACAAGTATATAAGGAAGCACTCGACAACGATTATCGCTTCCTGAGTTATGGCGACTCGTCATTGCTTTTGCCGTAA